One Leishmania panamensis strain MHOM/PA/94/PSC-1 chromosome 24 sequence genomic region harbors:
- a CDS encoding ubiquitin carboxyl-terminal hydrolase, putative (TriTrypDB/GeneDB-style sysID: LpmP.24.0400) translates to MPSDESRWCLIESDPAVFREIVQTVGVKGVSVEDLIMLDPSILEQYEDVYSLVLLFKWQSSEQASLLGTVVKDAPVFFAKQVIHNACATLAIMNTLCNYSDQVDLGPKVQNYLSFCQDLDPEMRGSLLDSFDELREAHNSFAPRSAFEKDEPSQKNADVYHFVSFVYRHGHIWELDGLQEGPLQCREATDANYREALVEVVQRRIDDIAAKDTTGAGQGISFSLMTIVADPVTVLERNIAALRAEEKPTTALDEELAEMLLLRKKDKEANARRRHDYNAMIVTLLKSLAERGKLEKIVAEVQAKVSK, encoded by the coding sequence ATGCCCAGCGATGAGAGCCGCTGGTGTTTGATCGAGAGCGACCCGGCAGTGTTCAGGGAGATCGTTCAAACCGTCGGCGTGAAGGGGGTCTCTGTGGAGGACCTCATTATGCTCGACCCCTCGATTCTAGAGCAGTACGAGGACGTATACAGTcttgtgttgttgttcaAGTGGCAGTCATCGGAGcaggcgtcgctgctgggcACCGTCGTGAAGGACGCGCCGGTGTTCTTTGCCAAGCAAGTGATCCACAACGCCTGTGCCACGCTTGCCATCATGAACACGCTGTGCAACTACTCGGATCAGGTGGATCTGGGGCCGAAAGTGCAGAACTACCTGAGCTTCTGCCAAGATCTCGACCCTGAGATGCGCGGCTCGCTCCTGGACAGCTTcgacgagctgcgcgaggcccATAACTCCTTCGCGCCACGCTCGGCGTTTGAGAAAGATGAGCCGTCGCAGAAGAACGCGGACGTCTATCACTTTGTCTCCTTTGTGTACCGCCACGGACACATCTGGGAGCTGGATGGGCTGCAGGAGGGCCCGCTGCAGTGCCGGGAGGCGACCGACGCGAACTACCGAGAGGCACTCGTTGAGgtagtgcagcggcgcatcgaCGACATTGCGGCGAAGGATACGACGGGCGCCGGACAGGGCATCTCCTTCTCGCTCATGACGATTGTCGCTGACCCCGTTACGGTGTTGGAAAGGAACATTGCGGCTCTCAGAGCGGAAGAAAAGCCCACGACGGCGCTGGACGAAGAGCTGGCTGAGATGCTCTTACTGCGCAAGAAAGACAAGGAGGCAAACGCGCGTCGCCGTCACGACTACAATGCGATGAtcgtgacgctgctgaagtCCCTGGCGGAGCGCGGCAAGCTGGAGAAGAtcgtggcggaggtgcaggcgAAGGTCTCCAAATAA
- a CDS encoding hypothetical protein (TriTrypDB/GeneDB-style sysID: LpmP.24.0390), with protein MVPLSIYLNSDVGMERPYHTSIPANVDTLAELCQYLTDRIPLRPGEDTTGRGYRFLYSVTGKPLWRVKECIEARTIVLSVGPGFLVRRPANFTVGPQAAAGSVVDITPDRPATQPGPEAGWGREGSPTASPPIKQPVDDRYSMRSGAGGRANGDTAYYPARNAPTSSHAASAATFPSGGVAVEQGSVDATWPPGPAVRQPSPTEERERLFSITLNTAMRGRGSSGGRPTSSQPPSMLNSLGVASSAAGSTAEARLFTSVPPRTAPVPARTSTAYCGTDGLGGSAACAQTDLPYGQYAATSSTSAARTPRGVVFVAHKAYPLPLRPAFEKTCSLASNLSVLPPQHQPLSPTSISSSLECLLLRKWAAYQRLHSTAPTDLVAGEAFSHLFNSLAPKSAATSSAPCRVLVSGPPRSGVSTTASFLLRHYLRTLQFQPNYPFNNSVLLVLDFHWLLGSETAAALQPPRLLLDLSALYQLIVRTVIDAVVALRPALREAGLLLAQLWDLVIKPNVQPPAPPNFTTFKQAAMFVGVDVLASWTRLAEQMYPILQAACRTPDVLELRSAAIDLIFYAIPAELVSSLKFSGLVYVLDGLEHLARCYPHRVARPAGDLGPLLQAVTADPRTHLIVAWPSTLAPQTMYLPDLMAHVSTIGLVTRAALNARQFPQVLRCREKEYPLEVFLGCPGYLSILSAIAKPFRKTLTLPTMTLSAHYQQNYEKSGAGEAEGYALRLDTPAAARVLEELLQFVQTLLVR; from the coding sequence ATGGTGCCACTGTCGATTTATCTCAACAGTGATGTCGGGATGGAGCGGCCGTACCACACCTCCATTCCCGCCAACGTCGACACCTTGGCGGAGCTCTGCCAGTACCTAACGGACCGTATACCCCTGCGGCCAGGCGAGGACACCACCGGTCGAGGGTATCGATTTCTCTACTCTGTTACGGGCAAGCCACTTTGGCGCGTGAAGGAGTGCATCGAAGCGCGTACAATTGTGCTGAGCGTGGGGCCGGGTTTCCTTGTGCGTCGCCCAGCAAATTTCACGGTGGGGCcacaagcggcagcaggctCTGTAGTCGACATCACACCAGACAGGCCGGCAACGCAACCGGGCCCCGAGGCTGGCTGGGGGCGAGAGGGGTCACCCACCGCTTCACCTCCGATTAAGCAGCCAGTCGACGACAGGTACAGCatgcgcagtggcgctggtggcagaGCCAATGGCGACACCGCCTATTACCCCGCTAGGAACGCGCCGACAAGCAGCCACGcagcctctgccgccactTTCCCCTCTGGGGGTGTAGCAGTGGAGCAGGGCAGTGTAGATGCCACGTGGCCACCCGGCCCAGCCGTGCGTCAACCTTCACCAACcgaggaaagagaacgcCTCTTCAGCATCACACTGAACACGGCGATGAGGGGACGTGGGTCCTCTGGTGGAAGGCCGACGTCATCGCAGCCGCCGTCAATGCTGAACAGCCTCGGCGTCGCGTCCTCTGCCGCAGGGAGCACCGCAGAAGCGCGCCTCTTCACCTCAGTACCACCCCGAACTGCACCGGTTCCGGCAAGGACGTCCACCGCATACTGTGGGACTGACGGCCTCGGCGGCTCAGCAGCATGTGCACAGACGGACTTGCCATATGGGCAATATGCAGCCACCTCTTCGACGAGTGCGGCAAGGACACCGCGCGGTGTGGTATTCGTGGCACACAAAGCATAccccctgccgctgcgcccgGCCTTTGAAAAGACGTGCTCTCTCGCTAGTAATCTCTCCGTCCTGCCGCCCCAGCATCAGCCCCTCTCACCCACGTCGATCTCCAGCAGCCTAGAGTGTCTTCTTCTACGCAAATGGGCCGCCTATCAACGACTGCACAGCACCGCTCCCACCGATCTTGTCGCTGGCGAAGCGTTCTCGCACCTCTTCAACTCACTCGCCCCGAAGAGCGCGGCAACCAGCAGTGCGCCATGTCGGGTGCTTGTGAGCGGGCCACCCCGCAGTGGcgtctccaccaccgcctcctttctACTCCGCCACTACCTGCGCACGTTGCAGTTTCAGCCAAACTACCCGTTCAACAATTCGGTGCTACTCGTCCTTGACTTTCACTGGCTTTTGGGGTCGGAAACggcggccgcgctgcagccgccgcggcttcTACTTGACCTTAGTGCACTCTACCAGCTCATTGTACGCACTGTGATCGATGCTgttgtggcgctgcggccggCGCTACGGGAGGCAGGACTGCTGTTGGCGCAGCTGTGGGACTTGGTCATTAAGCCAAACGTGCAgcctccagcaccaccgaACTTCACCACGTTTAAACAGGCCGCCATGTTTGTGGGCGTCGATGTGCTTGCAAGCTGGACAAGACTCGCCGAGCAGATGTATCCGATTCTCCAGGCAGCGTGTCGCACACCCGATGTACTCGAGCTTCGGTCCGCCGCGATTGACCTCATCTTCTACGCCATTCCCGCCGAGCTCGTCTCCTCGCTGAAGTTCTCCGGCCTGGTTTACGTTCTGGACGGGTTAGAGCACCTAGCGCGCTGCTACCCGCATCGTGTGGCACGGCCAGCTGGTGACCTCGGGCCGCTCCTGCAGGCTGTCACGGCAGACCCTCGCACGCACCTAATCGTCGCCTGGCCGTCAACGCTTGCACCGCAGACGATGTACCTGCCAGACCTCATGGCCCACGTGTCTACCATCGGCCTTGTGACGCGCGCCGCGCTGAATGCAAGACAGTTTCCGCAGGTACTGCGCTGCCGTGAAAAGGAGTATCCACTGGAGGTATTCCTTGGCTGCCCCGGTTATCTCTCCATCTTGTCAGCCATAGCGAAGCCGTTCCGCAAAACACTGACGCTTCCCACCATGACCCTTTCGGCACATTATCAGCAGAACTATGAGAAGAGCGGTGCGGGGGAAGCGGAAGGCTACGCGCTTCGCCTCGACACCCCCGCAGCTGCCCGTGTGCTGGAAGAGCTTCTACAGTTTGTGCAAACACTGCTCGTACGTTGA
- a CDS encoding hypothetical protein (TriTrypDB/GeneDB-style sysID: LpmP.24.0410), protein MRRLVTLHITSSPLSPCTPLFLSSVVLSGSSTYGNVHTSSPCHTLTTMALSAASSSDALNNCTSFESESELSLAQEDLKQLQSSLQSTRSFSEVPASVRTRHTSTTPPARTLPPRLPVSMKAAASSSMLVKPLQMTTSVAPGPPLQCPPQLVVRPQTIVLPALLQRPRWHNVVHERYRASAPGYVDACAQVLRDIHSMWEECMLNRRRREEGVRGRQGDQGKDDGDSCFAEHVSELLFHAHTDALLVLLEGVIGIHDGGDAFADSTAPFHCKLILHLVDRLARRTVELSGKHMAHLSHLLLSCPSLLTVAPSAQNSHAQALTAAQQEDVWNTFTFLCYATRRNLRRRQNVDSLEALLCGVYMRIYNDSSTALSDDRGNRASRLASSMRRCYADAVDGGQQRQYVCHLFPPGLMAKVRQAALCHLVHRCLFSGAPAQVGAAEAITEERVTQLLAWALLLAPKDMGPAVHAAVVHRLRRNTELAGGGLTAGASPVYVESWRRLALRVEAMVPLYRIGGKRATASPNGTEVFQRLHWAFKDTDGWAVPSADRLLLATVQERSLAQKYSSVPPWRATEYVAPRGVETARLCSGDAAAQRVANGAAATLRAYAFLRWEPLNVSEAEQLLPNDAPLALSALHMERARRETHASIVERRITKVCEDTIETAAHLPLHALCLAEVLCVRLLRSLHRWRGTSTDDIIVPPASSGAAATSPAIIGVSQQRRILAALRQLLTHLRAEGAMIALLGLQGEARNTAATGRCSSEHIQRDPSRTAPPSAPIWPSMPQRTWWLLSSAMCQHAEDAVRAAREWMVYREMMATPLSLASVQRVCEWLVALPGPLHSSQLVTVLREWAEMEKNKLNDASSLGQECLMTWDDVVRTAQEQHAAQALLAVLDGQCTIADATAAPYCSPCGEELRRTYAIMMGPTSAQLRRLQWIAEANSSAVREWRWNVGVASPQMGRATVSRPAGLLDPTSAVPAAVLLVEATEVNFTDTEHEAAVRLLRWRCLSHLSSPNTFSWSDRLACRALQSAQAVSSPTTQLVANSDEVVISDRSSAADGDANALPHQWKHDSDTIVSAAALHYLLSRWNRMESSAATITAMFSTAELNDALQALAVYVEFLEKPQNDGVNEGQCGERARIRRLRCAAAAYVDCLSDAWRVTMQTAASTTTTPSLGRVDVKVFLMCLPTLYQCALEMHDRLLRNKAELGNGDDEVLRSLPCLSGPLHEAAFRALVDSPETQSDTIETTLLLADHITRRWPVRTKISPFSSRRAHSSKALPLSLSDGAPTFSVPLSVYRLVLATYAATRTPLPQRIRVCCEAALRRERKRVLEEPL, encoded by the coding sequence ATGAGAAGGTTGGTGACTCTCCAcatcacctcctctcccctctcgccttgcactcccctcttcctctcctctgtcgtCCTTAGTGGGTCGAGCACCTATGGAAACGTACACACGTCGTCGCCATGCCACACCCTGACAACGATGGCCCTTTCCgcggcgtcgtcctcggACGCCCTGAACAACTGCACCTCCTTTGAATCAGAGAGTGAGCTGTCTCTCGCACAGGAAGACCTGAAACAACTGCAGTCGAGCCTGCAGAGTACTCGATCGTTCTCGGAGGTTCCAGCCTCGGTGCGGACGCGGCACACGTCAACGACTCCGCCGGCGCgaacgctgccgccgcgcctccCTGTCTCGATGAAGGCGGCTGCGTCCTCGTCGATGTTGGTAAAGCCACTGCAGATGACGACTTCAGTGGCACCAGGACCACCGTTACAGTGCCCTCCGCAGCTTGTCGTGCGTCCTCAGACTATCGTACTGCCAGCTCTTCTCCAGCGTCCACGGTGGCACAACGTGGTCCATGAGCGCTATAGGGCGAGCGCGCCCGGATACGTAGATGCCTGTGCTCAAGTGCTCCGAGATATCCACAGTATGTGGGAGGAATGCATGTTAaaccgccgtcgccgcgagGAGGGTGTGCGAGGACGTCAAGGCGATCAGGGCAAGGATGATGGGGATAGTTGCTTCGCTGAACACGTCAGCGAGCTGCTGtttcacgcacacaccgatGCGCTTCTAGTCCTTTTGGAAGGGGTGATCGGCATCCACGACGGTGGTGACGCGTTTGCTGACAGTACTGCACCTTTCCACTGCAAGCTGATCCTGCACTTGGTCGACAGACTGGCCCGGCGAACGGTGGAGCTGAGTGGAAAACATATGGCTCACCTCAGCCATCTCTTACTGAGTTGCCCTTCCCTGCTCACCGTCGCACCTTCGGCCCAAAACAGTCATGCGCAGGCGctcacggcggcgcagcaggaggatgTGTGGAACACCTTCACCTTCTTGTGCTACGCAACACGTCGCAATCTGCGCAGACGGCAAAATGTCGACTCCCttgaggcgctgctgtgtggcGTGTACATGCGAATCTATAACGACTCCTCCACCGCACTGAGCGACGACAGGGGTAATCGCGCCTCACGCCTCGCTTCTTCGATGCGGCGGTGCTACGCAGATGCCGTGGACggtgggcagcagcgtcagtaCGTCTGtcatctcttccctcctGGGCTCATGGCAAAGGTGCGGCAGGCAGCGCTATGCCATCTCGTGCATCGTTGCTTGTTCAGCGGCGCTCCAGCCCaagtcggtgctgctgaggccATCACTGAGGAAAGAGTAACCCAGCTACTCGCCTGGGCACTTCTGCTGGCACCCAAGGACATGGGCCCTGCCgtgcacgccgccgtcgttCATCGACTACGCAGGAACACCGAGCTGGCAGGCGGCGGATTAACCGCTGGCGCTTCACCAGTGTATGTCgagtcgtggcggcggctggccCTTCGAGTCGAAGCCATGGTGCCCCTCTACAGGATTGGCGGGAAGCGTGCCACTGCTTCGCCTAATGGTACGGAGGTCTTTCAGCGGCTCCACTGGGCATTCAAAGACACAGACGGGTGGGCGGTGCCGTCGGCGGACCGTCTCCTCCTTGCAACGGTGCAGGAGCGAAGCCTCGCACAGAAATACTCCTCAGTGCCGCCGTGGAGGGCAACAGAGTACGTGGCACCACGGGGAGTCGAGACAGCGCGGCTGTGCAGCGGAGACGCCGCGGCGCAACGTGTGGCGAACGGCGCAGCCGCTACACTGCGCGCGTATGCTTTTCTCCGGTGGGAGCCGCTTAACGTCAgtgaggcggagcagctATTGCCCAACGATGCACCTCTGGCGTTGAGCGCGTTACACATGGAGAGAGCTCGAAGAGAAACCCACGCGTCCATTGTTGAGAGAAGAATTACGAAGGTATGCGAGGATACCATCGAGACCGCTGCACATCTACCGCTGCACGCCCTGTGCCTCGCCGAGGttctctgtgtgcgcctcctACGGTCTCTGCACCGCTGGAGGGGTACATCAACCGACGACATCATCGTACCTCCTGCCtcgagcggcgctgcggcaacgTCTCCAGCGATCATAGGCGTCTCGCAACAGCGCCGCATtctcgcagcgctgcggcagttgTTGACCCACTTGCGCGCCGAGGGAGCCATGATCGCGTTGCTTGGGCTGCAAGGTGAAGCTCGCAACACCGCGGCAACGGGtagatgcagcagcgagcacaTTCAACGAGATCCTTCTCGCACTGCGCCGCCCAGTGCGCCAATATGGCCGTCCATGCCACAGCGCACTTGGTGGCtactcagcagcgccatgtgCCAACACGCAGAAGATGCGGTGCGTGCGGCGCGCGAGTGGATGGTCTATCGTGAGATGATGGCgactcccctctcgctcgcaAGCGTCCAGCGGGTGTGCGAGTGGTTGGTGGCACTCCCAGGTCCGCTGCACTCCTCACAGTTGGTGACGGTTCTCCGTGAGTgggcagagatggagaagaacAAACTGAATGACGCTTCATCGCTTGGCCAGGAATGCCTGATGACGTGGGACGACGTGGTGCGGActgcgcaggagcagcacgctGCACAAGCATTGTTGGCCGTGCTTGATGGACAGTGCACTATCGCTgacgcgacagcagcgccataTTGCTCCCCCTGCggtgaggagctgcgccgcacatATGCCATTATGATGGGCCCTACCTCAGCGCAGTTGCGACGACTTCAGTGGATCGCCGAagccaacagcagcgcagtgcgAGAATGGCGGTGGAATGTGGGTGTAGCGTCCCCCCAAATGGGACGGGCTACAGTGAGCCGGCCCGCAGGCTTGCTGGACCCCACTTCTGCGGTTCCCGCTGCAGTGCTCTTGGTCGAGGCGACGGAGGTGAATTTTACTGACACGGAGCATGAGGCGGCGGTTCGGCTTCTGCGTTGGCGCTGCCTCTCCCACCTTTCCAGCCCCAATACTTTCTCTTGGAGTGATCGACTTGCCTGCAGAGCTTTGCAGAGTGCTCAGGCTGTGTCATCTCCCACCACACAGCTGGTGGCAAATAGCGACGAGGTGGTGATCTCTGACCGCTCTTCCGCAGCGGACGGCGACGCCAATGCACTGCCACACCAATGGAAGCATGACAGCGACACCAtcgtctctgccgctgcgcttcacTACCTCCTTTCTAGGTGGAACAGGATGGAGTCGTCCGCCGCAACAATCACCGCGATGTTTAGCACGGCAGAGCTGAACGATGCCCTTCAGGCCCTCGCAGTGTACGTTGAATTCCTTGAAAAGCCTCAGAACGATGGTGTCAATGAGGGGCAGTGCGGCGAGCGGGCGAGAATCCGTCGACTGCggtgtgccgccgccgcttaTGTGGACTGCTTGAGCGATGCATGGCGCGTTACTATGCAGACTGCAGCGTCCACAACGACCACACCTTCGCTTGGCAGGGTGGACGTGAAGGTGTTTCTAATGTGTTTGCCCACACTCTATCAGTGTGCGCTAGAAATGCACGATAGACTGCTGAGGAACAAGGCTGAGCTCGGCAACGGCGATGACGAGGTCCTGAGGAGTCTTCCATGCCTCTCCGGTCCCCTTCATGAGGCCGCGTTTCGTGCCCTGGTGGACAGCCCGGAAACACAGAGCGACACTATCGAGACGactctgctgctggccgATCACATAACACGCAGATGGCCTGTTCGGACAAAGAtatcccccttctcctcgagGAGAGCTCATTCCAGCAAAGCGTTACCACTCTCATTAAGTGATGGCGCGCCAACGTTCTCGGTGCCACTCTCCGTCTACCGGCTCGTGCTCGCCACGTACGCAGCGACTCGAACGCCACTCCCGCAGCGCATACGCGTGtgctgcgaggcggcgctccgtcgcgagagaaaaagggtACTGGAGGAACCCTTGTAG